TTGGGGAATCCGAAGGGGGAACCTCTCCCAGTTGGGATTCGAGGTTTTCCAATTCTCGGGCGAGGAGGTCATATCGGTCATCGGAGATCTCGGGAGAGTCCAGCTCATAGTAGAGGTAGTTATGGCGTTTCAACTCCTCCCTCAGGCGGTCGATCCTTTCCCTTATCTCTCTTGCGTCCAAGGATCCTCCCTCCGCTTCCATTCCTCAAGCCTTCGGTCGCATGGTCGGGAAAAGAATGACATCCCTTATGGAACGGGAATCGGTGAGGAACATGGTGAGCCGGTCGATGCCTATCCCAAGCCCTCCCGTGGGCGGTAGGCCGTATTCCAGGGCGTTGATGTAATCCTCGTCGAAAACATGCGCCTCATCGTCCCCGGCTTCCTTTTTCCTCAACTGGTCAAGAAAGCGTTCCCTCTGGTCAAGGGGGTCATTGAGTTCGCTGAATGCGTTGGCCACCTCGGATCCGTAGATAAAGAGTTCGAATCG
The window above is part of the Thermovirga sp. genome. Proteins encoded here:
- a CDS encoding lysine--tRNA ligase, translated to VDVEGGESRFLILTELFEKFVEENLIQPTFVLGLPTEVSPLAKKNPENPDFTNRFELFIYGSEVANAFSELNDPLDQRERFLDQLRKKEAGDDEAHVFDEDYINALEYGLPPTGGLGIGIDRLTMFLTDSRSIRDVILFPTMRPKA